The genomic interval TTGTCATAATGTTGCTGGCGTGCGGTTTTGCGTTGTGGGTTTCTTTCGTTGTGCGCGAGGTGCGACGAGACATGAACTTCGGCGGCGATTACCAGAAGATCGCGTAGAGGCATAGGGTGGCGACGACCACGGCGAGCCCGAGCACCTTGGCGGTCTTGGACGACTTCAGCTCGACCAGATCGGTGGTCGGGAGTTCCACCGGCTTGGCCAGCGGCCGCAGCATGGTGATGGTTCCGAGCACGAGAATCACCACGCCGAAACAGAGCGCCATGCGGTTGAGAAACGCCATCTCGGGGGCGAGAAACCATTTCAGCGAGCCATACAACACGGCATTGAGCAAGATCCCCAGCCAGCCGAGGTAGCGCGGGGCGCGCGGGATGAGGAACCCGAAGAGATAGACGGCGAGAATTCCCGGGCTGATGAAGCCTTGGAATTCCTGGATGAAGTTGAAGATGCCGCCGAAGGCGGGGTCGGCCAGGCTCGGGGCGATCAGGCAGGCGATGAGAACGAAGAGGAGCGTGAAGATGCGGCCCGATCGGACCAACGCATCCTGCGAGGCGTTCTTGTGGACCTTGTGGTAGAGATCCATCGTCGCGATCGTGGCGGCGGAGTTGAGCATCGAAGCCAGCGAGGAAACGACGGCGCCAAAAATCGAGGCGAGCACGAACCAGCTCAGGCCGGGCTGGAGGAGTTGTCGCAGCAGGACGGGGAAGGCTGCGTCATAATCATACCCGATGAGCTTCGAGCCGGTCTCGATATTCGCGGCCGCCGCGGCCGCCGCCAGGAACTCGTTGTTCGCTTGCACCAAGGCGGCGGGAGTTCCCGCGGCGGGAACTTCGCGGCCAACCACGGTCGCGTTGTGCTCCAGCACCTTCATCGCCTTCTCGGGGTTGGTCAGGGCGAAGTTTTCGGCAAACGGGTAAACAATGCGGGATCCGGATCCGAGCCCGGCGAGGGCCAGTTCGTTTTTGCGGGAGGCCTCGGTGCGGAGATCCTCCTGGTAAAGGTTGAAGCAGAGTATCCCCGGAATCACCACGATGAAGGGAATGATCAGCTTGAGCGCGGCGGCGAATACGATGCCCTTCTGCCCCTCGGCGAGCGAGCGGGAACCCAATGTCCGTTGGACGATGTATTGATTGAGTCCCCAATAGAAAAAGTTCGGAATCCAAAGTCCGATGAGCAGTGCCGTCCACGGAATGCTCGGGTCGCTGTTGGGCCGGATCATGTGGAGCTTGCCGCCGCTGAGGTTTTCGCCGGGCAACGCCTTCGACTCCCCATCGTGGCCGCCGTTGAGCAGGGTGAAGCGCTCCCATCCGCCGGCTTTGGCGAGGTCCTCGACCGTGGCGCTGGAGGTGGCGACCTTGGTGGCGATGAGTTGGTTGGGGTCGGCTTTCTCGAGCGCGCTGAAGGCCAGCCACATCACCACGGCACCACCGGCGATGAGCGAGGCGCCCCAGACAAGGTCGGTCCAGGCACAAGCCTTGAGTCCGCCGACCAGCACATAGACCGCGGCCGCGATCCCGATCACCCAGCACCCGACCGTGATCGAGCCGAAATCGAGCCCCAGCAGACTGTGGCCCTGGAAGAATACCGAGACCACTTTGGCACCCGAGTAAATCACCGAGGCGGTCGGCACGCCGACCAGAATCACCAGTGTGGCCAGGGCCATGACCAGCCGCGAAAACGCCCCGTAACGATACTCGAGGAATTCCGGGATGGTGTAGATGCCGCAACGAAGCAGCTTCGGAAGAAAAACGAACGCCACCACCACGAGCGTGATCGCCGCCATCCATTCGTAGGAAGCGATCGCCAAGCCGAGCCAATCGGCTGCCGCGCCCGACATTCCCACGAACTGTTCGGTGGAAATGTTGGCGGCGATCAGCGAGAAGCCCACCAGCCACCAGGTCAGGCCGCGCCCGGCAAGAAAATAGCCGGAGGCTCCGCCGCTCTCGGCGGCGTTGGAGTCTTCCTTGTTGCCTTGGTAAATGCCGAGGGCGATCACGCCGACGACAGCGACAACAAAAAGCACAATGTCGAGCGTGCTCATCGGGTCGGGGGAAGCGGCGGTGGCGAGAGGGATGAAGTTTATCATGGAGTTTTGATGGATGGGGTTGGTGTTTGTTTAACGAGAGGGTCGGTGCGGGTGACTATTCCCGGGTCGAGAACCGGAAGACGGTCGAACTGCGGAATTCTTGGCCCGGCTCGAGCCAGGTCGAAGGGAAGTTCGGCTGGTTCGGGGAGTCCGGGAAATGCTGGGTCTCCAAACAAAGGCCGCCGCGGTGGACATACGGTTTGCCGGCTTTGCCGACCAAGCTGCCGTCGAGGAAGTTGCCGCTGTAAAATTGGATGCCGGGTTCGGTGGTGAGCACCTCGAGGACGCGGCCGCTGGCCGGTTCGAAGAGGGTGGCGGCCGGCTCCAAGCCGTCGGACTTGCGGTTGAGCACCCAATTGTGATCGTAGCCGCGGCCGAACTCGATCTGCTGGTGCTTTGCGCCGATATCGCGGCCGACCGTTTTCGCGTTGCGGAAGTCGAACGGTGTTCCTTCCACCGGGGCGAGTTCGCCGGTAGGGATCGCGCCCTTGTCAACGGGGGTGTAGCGATCGGCGTTGATCGTGAGCACATGGTCGAGGATCGTGCCCTCGCCTTCGCCTTTCAGGTTGAAATAGGAGTGCTGCGTCGGGTTGAACGGGGTCGGCTTGGTGCTCGTGGCCTTGTAATCGACCTTGATCTCGTTGTTCCCGGTGAGCGTGTAGGTGACGGTGAGGTCCACCTCGCCCGGGTAGCCTTCCTCGCCATCGCGCGACACATAACGGAGCACAAGCGGGTTGCCCTCGGAGACGACCTCCCAGACGCGTTTGTCATAACCGCAGTATCCGCCGTGGAGGTGGTTCTCGCCATTGTTGGTCGCCAGCTTGTATTCGACGCCGTCGCGGGAGAAGCGGCCCTTGGCGATGCGGTTGCCGTAGCGGCCGACGATGGCGCCGAAGTAGGGCTTGTCGTTGGCGTTGAGGTAATCGCCCAGCCGGTCGTAGCCGAGGACGACGTCGGCCAATTTTCCATCGCGGTCGGGCACCAGCACCGAGGTGATGATCGCCCCGTAATTGGTGATCCGGACTTTCATGCCCGACTTGTTCTCGAGCGTGAACTCTCGGATGTCGCTGAAGGATTTTTTTTCCGCGGCTTGGCTCATGGGGACTGATAGCAGGCCGCAAATTGAGGCGAGGAGCAAGGTCTGGAAGCGTGTCCGGGCGGGCGCCGCGTGCCCAAGGGTGATTCTGTGGTCGGTGGATTGCAGTGCTTGGTTCTTCATGGTCTTGTTCGTGTTCGGTGATTGTTGGTTTCGGCGTTTTCCGTGCGCAGGTTTCTTCGTTGATTCAGAATACGCGGAGGCGCGTGAGAGGGGGTGTTGCTCACGGTTCGTTCTTGGTGATGGTGAGCCGGTGCAGCTTTCCGGCGGGAAGAGTGAATCCCTGCGGGCCGGAAGGAACGTCCATGACATCTTCGGCGACCTCTTCCGATTTCAAGATCCGCGCCGTCCAACTGCCGGGGGGGAGGCGGACGGACAACGGGTCATCCACTTCTCCCGATTTCACGCGGAAGGTCACCTTGCCCGGCGAGGCTTCGATGTCACAGAGCAAGTCGCGGTAGGCGACATTCGTGACCGAGAGGTTGTCCAGAGCGTCAGGGATGCGGGGGTCCAGGTCGAAGCCGTCGGGCCGGGCGGAAAATCCGATGAATCCGTCGAGAATGACGCCGGGAACCATCACGCTTTCGAAGAATTCCTCGTCGATACCCAGCCCGCCCGCCGTTCCGCCGCCTTGCAACGTTCCCCGGCCTTCCACGGAGTAATAGGCGCGGGGTCCGCCGCCTTCCTCCACCTCGCGATACCATGCGAGAATCTCGCGCAGCCGTTGCCACGCATCGTCCGCGCCGAGGTAGCGGATGCGGGCCATGAGATCGTGATAGGTGAAGCCGAGCACGGCGCCGCCGTCCTGCACCTGGCCGCCGAAGGCGATGTCCTCGGGACGCGTCCACACGTAGGCGTAGTATTCGATGTTGCGCTTGGTGGTGGACCGCGGGCCGAAGCGGAACTTGTAGATGTCTCCGCCCTGCGAGGTGTCGCTCTCCACGGTGCGGGCGCCGGTCAGCCAGGCGAGAATTTCCTCCGCCTGTTCCTCGGTCGCGAGCCCGTAGAAAATCGCCTCGTTGTTGAGGAAGGTGAACCCGTAGTCGCGGAAGCGCCGGCGGTCGTCGATGGGCGCGAAGCGCCGGGTCTCGGGATTCCAGAATGTTTTTTGGAAATTTTCCCGGACGGCTCCGGCCAGCTTGCGCAAGCCCGGCCCGTCCAGCCCCCGCGCGGGTTTTTCGGACGCGTGCAGCTTGCCGGCCGCGACAAATTCCTCGATCTGCGCCATGCGCACCAAGGCGGCGTAGAGGTAAACGGTGCACAAGACGTCGTCGCCGCCGAAGGGGAGGATGTCCCAGTAATTGCCGCCGATACCAAGGCCTTTGTGGATGATTTTTTTGCCGTCCTCCGTGTATTCCAGCCCGCTGCGTCCTTCGTGGCCAATCCAGGGCGGGCGGATTGCTTGGGCTTCGCGCACGCGGAATTCGGAGATCATGTAGCCGGTGGCGCGCCGCATTTTCTCCAGGTTCGCGGCCAGCCACACCCGGTCGCCGGTCCAGTCGAAATAGTCGGCGGCGCCGATGAGATAATTCGGATTGTTGATCATGTGGCGCGAGTCCACCGCGGAGAAGACGCGCAACAATGTGATTTTTCCGGGGCCCGGGTTGCCGAAACCGATGCGCAGGCGCGTGATTGTTTCCCCGGGCTTGGTGATCTCGTGGACGGGAATATCGAAATCCTGGACGGGAAGTTTGCTCGCCATCGACGGTCGCGGAAATGCCATGCGCCGCTTCTTGGAAAACTCGGGCTCGGCCCCGGTGGTCCATTCGATGAACGGTTTGCTGCCGGCCGGCAGTCCTTCGGTATTCCATTTGACGCGAATGAACGGGCTCACCAGCGCGTTCACCGCGAATGCGGGCGAGGTGACGGATGCGTCCGGTGCGGTCAGTTCGATGGCCCAGCCGCCGCCTTCGTCCAATCCGAGGGTTTTGGCGTGTTCCAGCGTCCAACCGGCGACATCTTTCGTCGCGAAAACCCCGAACGCATCATCGTAAAGCAAACCGGTGAGGGAGAAACAGAAGGCAAAGCCGTCGCTTTGGGACGGCAGGGGAAAGGGCCAGCCCTCCGAGTGCGCGAGCCCCTCTTGTTGGTGGCAGGAGACGTAGCCCTCCGGGCTGACGCTCATGCGGGCGATGCGGTTGCCCACGCGGGCGCGCGTCAGTGATTCCGCCGATTTCGAGGAGTCGCCCGCCCAGAGCATGGCGCGCGGTAGCCACGCCATCGCGAAGGTTCCTGCGATCCCCATGTTGCAGGCCGGATAAAACCGCGCCAGCATGCTGTTCAGGGCGTCCAAGTCTTCTCCCTTCGCGTTGAATTCGGGAAACGTCTTGCTGCCCGATCCGGGCGGGAGCGCGATGCCCCACGGCGGCTCGCCGTTCTCGCCCACCACCTTGGCCGCCGTGAATCCGTCGATCTCGCCCGTTGCGGTCAGCCAACCGGCGGCCTCGGCGGTGCCGGACGTCCAGGAGTCTCCCGAGAAAAGCAGCAGCGGCTCCTTTTTTCCGGCGAGGGAAATTTTCAAACTCAGCAGCAATCCGGCCGGGCCGGCTTCCTCGTTTTCCGCGCGCACCGCCAGGACGTTTGTGCCGGGAGCCAGCAATCCGGCCACCTCGGACCGCGTCATCGGCGCCCATCCCTCGAAGCGTCCGGCGGATTTCCCGTTGATGAAGACCTCGGCGGAATTGTCGGCTCCGACATCCAGGACGGCGCTGTCGATTTTTTCTCCCCGCGGAATTTCGAACACTTTGCGGAAATAGGCTGGGCCGGCCGGCGCCCATATTTCACCGCTGGATGCCGCTGCCGACCAAATCCATCCGGCAGCGGAAGGCGTGCTCCTTGACTCCGCGGCCGCGAGCGACGGGCAAAGCAAAATATGAAGCCCGCAGCAAAGGGCCGGAACAAAGCGGAGAATCGATGCGGAGTGCATTAAAAGGTGATCTCTGGTGGCAAGGGGAGACGCGTCGAAAACCGGTATCCGTTCATGTCCGCAGGAATTTGTTTTGATGCAAAGGCTTCGAGGAGTGCCGGGCTTGTTTTCGTCGGTCTGGTTCGATCGGCGGTGATTCAGGAAGCTTGTTCCGCGGTGTTTGGCGGCAGCCGGCGATACCAGGTAAAGTAAAGCGCGATGGCGCAGAGCAGGAATACCGGCAGGGTCCCGAAGAAAGCCGTATAGTTTTTCACCAGCAGTTGCATGGGGAGGAGGAAGAGCGTCACTTGGGCCGTCATCGCGAGGGGCACGGAAACGATGTCCCAGAAATTCTCGCGATCCATGGACGCCTTTTCTTCCGCGGGAAGCACGTGGTGCAGCGGTTTCCACCAACCGAAGGGGCGGGTGCGGCGGTAGAAAGTTTCGAGCACCGGCATCGGTGTTGGTCGTGTAGCCAGGGACAGGGCGATGCTGCCGGCAAAGGAAATCGCGGTCATCAAGAGGAACTGGTTCCATTCGTTCATGTCCGGAGCAAGCGCGCGCTGGATGATCGATCCGGCCGTGCCGGCGGCCAGTCCTCCCGCGATGCCCCAACCGTTCATCCGCCACCAGTAAAGGCGCAGCAGCGAGGGGCCGATCGCCCCCGCGGTGAGGCTCATGACGATCCAGCCCCACAAGTCGTTGATGTTTTTGGCGAAGGCCCCGATCACCACCCCGCAAACAACGATGAGGACCGAGCTGAGATACGAGGCCATGATGAGTTCGCGGTCGGAGGCCGCGGGCCGCAGCAGATGTTGGTAGAGATCCCGCACCACGAGGCCGCCGGTCGTGTTCGTGAGCGAGGTGAAGGTGGACATGAGGGCGGCCAGGAGCGCGACAATAAGCAAGCCGCGCAGGCCGGTGGGCAGCACGTCGCGGATTACGGCCGGCAGGATCATTTCCGGGTTCACGTCGCCGTTCCAGCCGATGACGGGAACCAGCGAGCGCCACTCTTTTCCCAGGCCGGCGTTGAGCGATGTCCCGAGTCCGGGCGGAAGTTCGTTGTCCGGAGTCGCGGAAAGTGCGGCCGTCACCGCGTTCCAATTGGCCTGCGTGGCGTCCGGATGGGCGGCGCGAAGCTCCGCGGCCAGTGTCCGCACCTTGTCGGGGGAGGGCAGTGAGGAGGCCACCAGATAAATGCCGAGGATGGCGAAAGCCATCATCATCGGCCAGCGGAAGGCGACAGTGACCCCTTGCAGGAGGCATTGCAGTCCGCACTCGCGGTCGTTGCGCGCGGCGAAGAAACGCGGTTCGGCTCCCTGTCCCAAGCCTCCTATGACATTGCGGAGCAGATAGAATCCCGCCACGAGGATGAGGAGTTCGTAGGCGTCGTAGCCCTCCGGCATGGGCACATGCCAGGCCGGGAGGGTGGCGCTCCATTCGCTCACCCCGGTCACCTGACGCGCGGTCTCCGCGAGCGCTTCGCCGCTCGCAACCTTCGCCCAGGCGAACCATGCCACCACCACGCACGAGATGAGGATGATCACGCCCTGCACAAGGTCGGCCAGCACGACCCCGTAAAATCCGGCCAGTGCGGTGTAGAGCGTGGTGAACCCGATAAGGACGAGCGTGCTCCAAAGCGGATCGAAGGGAACGAAGAGACCGAGAAAAAGAGTGGTGCCGCGCACCAGATACGCGAGCATCGCGATGCCGGCCAGCACGGTGACGATCGCCGAAATGACGCGCGCAGCATTCGCTCCGCCGCCCGTGCCGAAGCGGAACGTGTTCCACTCCGCGGACGTCATGCAACCCGAGCGTCGGTGCCATTTGGCGAGGAAGCAGAGCAGGAAAGGCAGCACGAGCACCGCACCGCCGCGGAACTCCACGAAAAGGCCGCGCGGTCCCAGCATGTAAAGGAACGACGTGATCACCATCGTACCCGTCATGTCGAACCACGCCGTCATGCCCGCGATCCCGAGCAGCCACCACGGCAGCGAGCGCCCGGCCAGAAAATATTCATCTAGGTTAGACGACGCGCGCTTGGTCATCCACAACCCGGCGATGAGCGTGACGGCAAAGTAAACGACGATGATCAGCCAATCGAGGGTGGGCAGGAAATTCATGACTCGGGTTTTTGTTCGGAACCGGCTCTGCAGATGAGTTCAAAAAAAAAC from Chthoniobacterales bacterium carries:
- a CDS encoding galactose mutarotase; the protein is MSQAAEKKSFSDIREFTLENKSGMKVRITNYGAIITSVLVPDRDGKLADVVLGYDRLGDYLNANDKPYFGAIVGRYGNRIAKGRFSRDGVEYKLATNNGENHLHGGYCGYDKRVWEVVSEGNPLVLRYVSRDGEEGYPGEVDLTVTYTLTGNNEIKVDYKATSTKPTPFNPTQHSYFNLKGEGEGTILDHVLTINADRYTPVDKGAIPTGELAPVEGTPFDFRNAKTVGRDIGAKHQQIEFGRGYDHNWVLNRKSDGLEPAATLFEPASGRVLEVLTTEPGIQFYSGNFLDGSLVGKAGKPYVHRGGLCLETQHFPDSPNQPNFPSTWLEPGQEFRSSTVFRFSTRE
- a CDS encoding sodium/solute symporter (Members of the Solute:Sodium Symporter (SSS), TC 2.A.21 as described in tcdb.org, catalyze solute:Na+ symport. Known solutes for members of the family include sugars, amino acids, nucleosides, inositols, vitamins, urea or anions, depending on the system.); amino-acid sequence: MSTLDIVLFVVAVVGVIALGIYQGNKEDSNAAESGGASGYFLAGRGLTWWLVGFSLIAANISTEQFVGMSGAAADWLGLAIASYEWMAAITLVVVAFVFLPKLLRCGIYTIPEFLEYRYGAFSRLVMALATLVILVGVPTASVIYSGAKVVSVFFQGHSLLGLDFGSITVGCWVIGIAAAVYVLVGGLKACAWTDLVWGASLIAGGAVVMWLAFSALEKADPNQLIATKVATSSATVEDLAKAGGWERFTLLNGGHDGESKALPGENLSGGKLHMIRPNSDPSIPWTALLIGLWIPNFFYWGLNQYIVQRTLGSRSLAEGQKGIVFAAALKLIIPFIVVIPGILCFNLYQEDLRTEASRKNELALAGLGSGSRIVYPFAENFALTNPEKAMKVLEHNATVVGREVPAAGTPAALVQANNEFLAAAAAAANIETGSKLIGYDYDAAFPVLLRQLLQPGLSWFVLASIFGAVVSSLASMLNSAATIATMDLYHKVHKNASQDALVRSGRIFTLLFVLIACLIAPSLADPAFGGIFNFIQEFQGFISPGILAVYLFGFLIPRAPRYLGWLGILLNAVLYGSLKWFLAPEMAFLNRMALCFGVVILVLGTITMLRPLAKPVELPTTDLVELKSSKTAKVLGLAVVVATLCLYAIFW
- a CDS encoding sodium:solute symporter, producing the protein MNFLPTLDWLIIVVYFAVTLIAGLWMTKRASSNLDEYFLAGRSLPWWLLGIAGMTAWFDMTGTMVITSFLYMLGPRGLFVEFRGGAVLVLPFLLCFLAKWHRRSGCMTSAEWNTFRFGTGGGANAARVISAIVTVLAGIAMLAYLVRGTTLFLGLFVPFDPLWSTLVLIGFTTLYTALAGFYGVVLADLVQGVIILISCVVVAWFAWAKVASGEALAETARQVTGVSEWSATLPAWHVPMPEGYDAYELLILVAGFYLLRNVIGGLGQGAEPRFFAARNDRECGLQCLLQGVTVAFRWPMMMAFAILGIYLVASSLPSPDKVRTLAAELRAAHPDATQANWNAVTAALSATPDNELPPGLGTSLNAGLGKEWRSLVPVIGWNGDVNPEMILPAVIRDVLPTGLRGLLIVALLAALMSTFTSLTNTTGGLVVRDLYQHLLRPAASDRELIMASYLSSVLIVVCGVVIGAFAKNINDLWGWIVMSLTAGAIGPSLLRLYWWRMNGWGIAGGLAAGTAGSIIQRALAPDMNEWNQFLLMTAISFAGSIALSLATRPTPMPVLETFYRRTRPFGWWKPLHHVLPAEEKASMDRENFWDIVSVPLAMTAQVTLFLLPMQLLVKNYTAFFGTLPVFLLCAIALYFTWYRRLPPNTAEQAS